Proteins encoded by one window of Phenylobacterium soli:
- a CDS encoding ferredoxin--NADP reductase, whose translation MTDATVTLAQPAPKASSAFFVEKVTWVQHWTDTLFSFRCTRDPGFRFQSGQFVMVGLTLETGKPLVRAYSIASPAWHEELEFYSIKVPDGPLTSRLQHLKVGDEVLIGRKPTGTLVLDGLKPGKRLYMLGTGTGLAPWLSLARDPEVYERFDEVIVTHTVRHVSDLNYRELFEHDLPNDEYLGEMIAPKLKYYPTVTRDPFRTQGRITDLIESGQIFRDLGTPPLDPAVDRVMICGGPSVLVDLKKQMLDRGFVEGSVAQPGDFVIERAFVET comes from the coding sequence ATGACGGATGCGACCGTGACCTTGGCCCAACCGGCCCCGAAGGCCTCCAGCGCCTTCTTCGTGGAGAAGGTGACCTGGGTCCAGCACTGGACCGACACCCTGTTCTCGTTCCGCTGCACGCGCGACCCGGGCTTCCGCTTCCAGAGCGGCCAGTTCGTGATGGTCGGCCTGACGCTCGAGACCGGCAAGCCGCTGGTCCGCGCCTATTCCATCGCCTCGCCGGCCTGGCACGAGGAGCTGGAGTTCTATTCGATCAAGGTGCCGGACGGCCCGCTCACCTCGCGCCTGCAGCACCTGAAGGTCGGCGACGAGGTGCTGATCGGCCGCAAGCCCACCGGCACCCTGGTGCTGGACGGCCTCAAGCCCGGTAAGCGGCTCTACATGCTGGGCACCGGCACGGGCCTCGCGCCCTGGCTGTCCCTGGCCCGCGACCCGGAGGTCTACGAGCGCTTCGACGAGGTGATCGTCACCCACACGGTGCGCCACGTCAGCGACCTGAACTACCGCGAACTGTTCGAGCACGACCTGCCGAACGACGAGTACCTCGGCGAGATGATCGCGCCGAAGCTGAAGTACTATCCGACGGTGACGCGCGACCCGTTCAGGACGCAGGGTCGGATCACCGACCTCATCGAGAGCGGCCAGATCTTCCGCGACCTCGGCACGCCGCCGCTCGATCCGGCGGTGGACCGCGTCATGATCTGCGGCGGCCCCTCCGTGCTCGTGGACCTCAAGAAGCAGATGCTCGACCGCGGCTTCGTCGAGGGCTCGGTCGCCCAGCCCGGCGACTTCGTCATCGAACGCGCCTTCGTCGAGACCTGA
- a CDS encoding phosphoadenylyl-sulfate reductase, which yields MAYDEIRPGSALAARLDAELRHAHPRTVLEAAYETFGDKLALVSSFGAESAVLLDLAAKVSPDIPVLFLDTGMLFGQTLDYRKNLAARLGLTDVRDLRPAYQDLATADPQAKLWQTDTDACCHVRKVLPLDRALEGFSAWITGRKRFHGGDRMSLPVVETTEDHVKFNPLANWTKADLDAYMVEHDLPAHPLVEQGFASIGCWPCTQPVEDGDDVRAGRWKGLDKTECGIHLARAPGAVANVGGDI from the coding sequence GTGGCCTACGATGAGATCCGTCCGGGTTCGGCCTTGGCCGCCCGCCTCGACGCCGAGCTTCGCCATGCGCATCCGCGCACGGTGCTGGAGGCCGCCTACGAGACCTTCGGCGACAAGCTGGCGCTGGTCTCGTCCTTCGGCGCGGAGTCGGCGGTGCTGCTGGACCTCGCCGCCAAGGTGAGCCCGGACATCCCGGTGCTGTTCCTCGACACCGGCATGCTGTTCGGCCAGACCCTGGACTACCGCAAGAACCTGGCCGCGCGGCTCGGCCTGACCGACGTGCGCGACCTGCGCCCGGCCTATCAGGACCTGGCCACCGCCGATCCCCAGGCCAAGCTCTGGCAGACCGACACCGACGCCTGCTGCCACGTGCGCAAGGTGCTGCCGCTGGATCGGGCGCTGGAGGGCTTCTCCGCCTGGATCACCGGCCGCAAGCGCTTCCACGGCGGCGACCGTATGTCGCTGCCGGTGGTCGAGACCACCGAAGACCATGTGAAGTTCAACCCGCTCGCCAACTGGACCAAGGCCGACCTCGACGCCTACATGGTCGAGCACGACCTGCCGGCCCACCCCCTCGTGGAGCAGGGCTTCGCCTCGATCGGCTGCTGGCCCTGCACCCAGCCGGTGGAGGACGGCGACGACGTCCGCGCCGGCCGCTGGAAGGGTCTGGACAAGACCGAGTGCGGTATCCATCTCGCCCGTGCGCCCGGCGCCGTGGCCAACGTCGGCGGCGACATCTAG
- a CDS encoding Hpt domain-containing protein encodes MDFAYLERFAAGDRGVVREVLELFLQQAAIWAPQLEGAPTGWRDVAHTIKGAARGVGAGVLGDLCEAAETEGETALPAMQQGLDRAVAEIEAYLAQA; translated from the coding sequence GTGGATTTCGCCTACCTCGAACGCTTCGCCGCCGGCGACCGGGGGGTGGTGCGCGAGGTGCTCGAGCTGTTCCTGCAACAGGCCGCCATCTGGGCGCCGCAGCTCGAGGGCGCGCCCACCGGCTGGCGGGACGTCGCCCACACCATCAAGGGCGCGGCGCGCGGCGTCGGGGCAGGGGTCCTCGGCGATCTCTGCGAGGCGGCGGAGACCGAGGGCGAGACGGCCCTGCCGGCCATGCAGCAGGGGCTCGACCGGGCGGTGGCCGAGATCGAGGCCTACCTCGCCCAAGCCTAG
- the cobA gene encoding uroporphyrinogen-III C-methyltransferase, with the protein MPQSRDRSRRREGLVVLGGRKAAQAGAVWLVGAGPGDPELLTIKALKALQAAEVVVHDGLVSDEILALAPASARRISVAKRKSRHSYSQDEINRMLVAFALEGLKVVRLKGGDPFIFGRGGEELEACRAAGVECHVVPGVTAALAASASAGAPLTHRGSAQAVTFVTGHAREGAEPDLDWASLARPNQTVVIYMGLSMAAPIAARLLAAGRAAATPALIVENASRADERRVLTTLAGLADAAASLKGPALLIVGEAMALARDGEAPALIETIVREARA; encoded by the coding sequence ATGCCGCAGAGTCGCGACAGGTCCCGGCGCAGGGAAGGACTGGTGGTCCTTGGCGGCCGCAAGGCGGCGCAGGCGGGCGCGGTGTGGCTCGTGGGCGCCGGTCCCGGCGACCCCGAACTCCTGACCATCAAGGCGCTGAAGGCCCTTCAGGCCGCCGAGGTCGTGGTCCACGACGGCCTGGTCTCCGACGAGATCCTCGCCCTCGCGCCGGCGTCGGCGCGGCGCATCTCGGTGGCCAAGCGCAAGTCGCGCCATTCCTACAGCCAGGACGAGATCAACCGCATGCTGGTGGCCTTCGCGCTCGAGGGCCTGAAGGTGGTGCGTCTCAAGGGCGGCGATCCGTTCATCTTCGGCCGCGGCGGCGAGGAGCTGGAAGCCTGCCGCGCGGCCGGCGTCGAGTGCCACGTGGTGCCGGGCGTCACCGCGGCCCTGGCGGCGAGCGCGTCGGCCGGCGCGCCCCTCACTCACCGCGGCTCGGCCCAGGCGGTCACCTTCGTCACCGGCCACGCCCGGGAAGGCGCCGAGCCGGACCTCGACTGGGCCTCGCTGGCCCGGCCGAACCAGACGGTGGTGATCTACATGGGCCTGTCCATGGCCGCGCCGATCGCCGCGCGCCTCCTGGCCGCCGGCCGCGCGGCCGCGACCCCGGCGCTGATCGTCGAGAACGCCTCGCGCGCCGACGAGCGGCGCGTCCTGACCACCCTGGCCGGCCTGGCGGACGCCGCGGCCAGCCTGAAGGGCCCGGCCCTGCTGATCGTCGGCGAGGCCATGGCGCTGGCCCGCGACGGCGAGGCGCCGGCGCTGATCGAAACTATCGTGCGGGAGGCGCGGGCATGA
- a CDS encoding DUF2849 domain-containing protein, translating to MRALTGNRLADGETVFWRKGQWVERFAEAELFADDQAAETAEAKAKSELTVVVDPYLIDVIESEGLWAPLSFRERIRALGPSNHPQHGKQALGGEDIAALQQAHGAARSTGRVALIKRK from the coding sequence ATGAGGGCCCTGACCGGAAACCGGCTGGCGGACGGCGAGACCGTCTTCTGGCGCAAGGGCCAGTGGGTCGAGCGCTTCGCCGAGGCCGAGCTGTTCGCCGACGACCAGGCCGCCGAGACCGCCGAAGCCAAGGCCAAGTCCGAGCTGACGGTCGTGGTCGACCCCTATCTGATCGACGTGATCGAGAGCGAGGGGCTTTGGGCGCCCCTGAGCTTCCGCGAGCGCATCCGCGCCCTCGGTCCGTCGAACCATCCCCAACACGGCAAGCAGGCGCTGGGCGGCGAGGACATCGCGGCCCTCCAGCAAGCCCATGGCGCGGCGCGCTCTACCGGCCGCGTCGCCCTGATCAAGCGGAAGTGA
- a CDS encoding chorismate mutase — protein sequence MTLLTDERRPPADCTTMAEVRQGVDALDRALVAMLAERQRYMDAAARIKQDRAAVRDEARVEDVVAKVKAEARAKGLSEAIAEPVWRTLIEGCIAYEFEVWDRLRRQP from the coding sequence ATGACCCTTCTGACGGACGAACGCCGCCCGCCGGCGGACTGCACGACCATGGCCGAGGTGCGCCAGGGCGTCGACGCCCTCGACCGCGCCCTGGTGGCCATGCTGGCCGAGCGCCAGCGCTACATGGACGCCGCCGCCCGCATCAAGCAGGACCGCGCCGCGGTGCGCGACGAGGCGCGGGTCGAGGACGTGGTCGCCAAGGTGAAGGCCGAGGCGCGGGCCAAGGGGCTCTCAGAAGCCATCGCCGAGCCCGTCTGGCGCACCCTCATCGAGGGCTGCATCGCCTATGAGTTCGAGGTCTGGGACCGGCTCCGCCGCCAGCCCTGA
- a CDS encoding 3D domain-containing protein, whose product MRRRLAALAVLPFLVLGSNAHAASSDPVGDLITSLVTGTLPTGPVWNLKATLYHAGAKGVGALDSLGCKVVAMRTVAVDRNLIPTRSVLFIKETVGMKMPDGSVHDGYWYASDTGGAIKGKRIDLYTGSGASSAKKAQTLNLAQLTAIKVGEFKGCPRG is encoded by the coding sequence ATGCGACGCCGCCTCGCCGCCCTGGCCGTGCTGCCTTTTCTCGTTCTCGGGTCCAACGCGCATGCCGCGTCCAGCGATCCCGTCGGCGACCTGATCACCTCACTTGTGACCGGCACGCTGCCCACAGGTCCCGTGTGGAACCTGAAAGCGACGCTGTACCACGCCGGCGCCAAGGGCGTGGGAGCCCTGGATTCGCTGGGCTGCAAGGTCGTGGCCATGCGCACCGTCGCGGTCGACCGCAACTTGATCCCGACGCGCAGCGTGCTGTTCATCAAGGAGACCGTCGGCATGAAGATGCCCGACGGCTCGGTCCATGACGGCTACTGGTACGCCTCCGACACCGGCGGCGCGATCAAGGGCAAGCGCATCGACCTCTACACCGGCTCGGGCGCCAGCTCCGCCAAGAAGGCGCAGACGCTGAACCTGGCCCAGCTGACCGCCATCAAGGTCGGCGAATTCAAGGGCTGCCCACGCGGCTGA
- a CDS encoding nitrite/sulfite reductase — protein MYRYDVIDREFVADRAAEFRHQVNRRLAGEITEDQFKPIRLLNGLYLQLHAYMLRIAIPYGTLNGKKLRKLAWIASTYDKGYGHFTTRTNLQLHWIKLKDAPEILEHLAEVEMHSMQTSGNTIRNVTADPYAGATADELDDPRVWSEAIRQWSTLHPEFSFLPRKFKIAVTAAAKDRAATKIYDIGLAMRRGRGGELGFEVMVGGGLGRTPYLGPTIREFLPTRHLLSYLQAILRVYNRYGRRDNIWKARIKILVASLGAEEFARQVEAEWEKTRKEVVDLPDTELARIRGWFTPGFAKLNPRSEAFEAAKAGDPRFARWARHNVHPHKQPGYAIVDVSLKTPGETPGDMTSAQMELVADLAERYSLDEVRVHYTQNLILPHVRQDDLPAVYEALKGAGLATPNIDLITDIIACPGLDYCALANARAIPIAQQIATRFADEEKAELVGELKIKISGCINACGHHHVGHIGILGVDKKGEEFYQVTLGGSGEEDAALGQILGPALPADKVAPAVEQMVEVYMRERKDGERFLDTFRRTGVAPFKEAVYADAH, from the coding sequence ATGTACCGCTATGACGTGATCGACAGGGAGTTCGTGGCCGACCGCGCCGCGGAGTTCCGCCACCAGGTGAACCGCCGCCTCGCCGGCGAGATCACCGAGGACCAGTTCAAGCCGATCCGCCTGCTCAACGGGCTCTATCTGCAGCTGCACGCCTACATGCTGCGGATCGCGATCCCCTACGGCACGCTGAACGGCAAGAAGCTGCGCAAGCTCGCCTGGATCGCCTCGACCTACGACAAGGGCTACGGCCACTTCACGACCCGCACGAACCTGCAGCTGCACTGGATCAAGCTGAAGGACGCGCCGGAGATCTTGGAGCATCTGGCCGAGGTCGAGATGCATTCGATGCAGACCTCGGGCAACACGATCCGCAACGTCACGGCCGATCCCTACGCGGGCGCCACCGCCGACGAGCTGGACGACCCGCGGGTCTGGTCCGAGGCGATCCGCCAGTGGTCGACCCTGCACCCGGAATTCTCGTTCCTGCCGCGCAAGTTCAAGATCGCGGTGACCGCCGCGGCCAAGGACCGGGCGGCGACCAAGATCTACGACATCGGCCTGGCCATGCGCCGCGGCCGCGGCGGCGAGCTCGGCTTCGAGGTGATGGTCGGCGGCGGTCTCGGCCGGACGCCCTATCTCGGCCCGACGATCCGCGAGTTCCTGCCCACGCGGCACCTGCTGAGCTACCTGCAGGCGATCCTGCGCGTCTACAACCGCTACGGCCGGCGCGACAACATCTGGAAGGCGCGGATCAAGATCCTGGTCGCCTCGCTCGGCGCCGAGGAATTCGCCCGCCAGGTCGAGGCCGAGTGGGAGAAGACCCGGAAGGAGGTCGTCGACCTGCCCGACACCGAGCTGGCCCGCATCCGCGGCTGGTTCACCCCCGGCTTCGCCAAGCTCAACCCGCGCTCCGAGGCGTTCGAGGCGGCCAAGGCGGGCGATCCCCGCTTCGCCCGCTGGGCGCGGCACAACGTGCATCCGCACAAGCAGCCCGGCTACGCCATCGTCGACGTGTCGCTGAAGACCCCGGGCGAGACCCCCGGCGACATGACCTCGGCCCAGATGGAGCTCGTGGCCGACCTCGCCGAGCGCTACTCGCTGGACGAGGTGCGGGTGCACTACACCCAGAACCTGATCCTGCCGCACGTGCGCCAGGACGACCTCCCGGCCGTCTACGAGGCGCTGAAGGGCGCGGGCCTGGCGACGCCGAACATCGACCTGATCACCGACATCATCGCCTGCCCGGGCCTCGACTACTGCGCCCTGGCCAACGCCCGCGCCATCCCGATCGCCCAGCAGATCGCCACCCGCTTCGCCGACGAGGAGAAGGCCGAGCTGGTGGGCGAGCTGAAGATCAAGATCTCGGGCTGCATCAACGCCTGCGGCCACCACCACGTGGGCCACATCGGCATCCTCGGCGTCGATAAGAAGGGCGAGGAGTTCTACCAGGTCACCCTGGGCGGCTCCGGCGAAGAGGACGCCGCGCTCGGCCAGATCCTTGGCCCGGCCCTGCCGGCCGACAAGGTCGCCCCCGCCGTCGAGCAGATGGTCGAGGTCTACATGCGCGAACGCAAGGACGGCGAGCGCTTCCTCGACACCTTCCGGCGCACCGGCGTCGCCCCGTTCAAAGAGGCCGTCTATGCCGACGCTCATTAA
- the gcvA gene encoding transcriptional regulator GcvA — MERTTERRRLPPLNALRAFEAAARHLNFSRAADELSVTPGAVSQQIQNLEDYVGAALFKRTPKGLLLTDAAQTALPALREAFDRLAEAASLLTAAVDGRRLTLTAPPSLAAKWLVPRLGDFERAHPQVDVWLQAGMELVDLTAGEVDVAVRYGSGRYPGLEVHRLMSESVIPVISPELHAQTPLDAPEDLANHVLLHDGSPELDDSCPDWSMWLAARGVKGIDGTRGPRFNQSSLVIEAAVNGRGVALAKRTLAQADLEAGRLIAPLQIATQVDFAYYLVHPKAKGRLPQVKAFINWIEAEALAHEEALRTIDNGAGI, encoded by the coding sequence ATGGAACGCACGACGGAGCGCCGCCGCCTGCCGCCGCTCAACGCGCTCCGCGCCTTCGAAGCGGCCGCGCGGCACCTGAACTTCAGCCGCGCCGCCGACGAGCTGTCGGTGACGCCCGGCGCGGTCAGCCAGCAGATCCAGAACCTCGAGGATTACGTCGGCGCGGCGCTGTTCAAGCGCACGCCCAAGGGCCTCCTCCTGACCGATGCGGCCCAGACCGCCCTGCCCGCCCTGCGCGAAGCCTTCGACCGTCTGGCCGAAGCCGCCTCCCTGCTCACCGCCGCGGTCGACGGCCGCCGGCTGACCCTGACCGCGCCGCCCTCCCTGGCCGCCAAGTGGCTGGTGCCGCGGCTGGGCGACTTCGAGCGGGCGCATCCGCAGGTCGATGTCTGGCTGCAGGCCGGCATGGAACTCGTCGACCTGACCGCCGGCGAGGTGGACGTGGCCGTCCGCTACGGTTCCGGCCGCTATCCGGGCCTGGAGGTCCACCGGCTGATGAGCGAGAGCGTGATCCCGGTGATCAGCCCCGAGCTGCACGCCCAGACGCCCCTCGACGCGCCCGAGGACCTGGCCAATCACGTCCTGCTGCACGACGGCTCGCCCGAGCTCGACGATTCCTGCCCCGACTGGTCCATGTGGCTGGCGGCGCGCGGCGTGAAGGGCATCGACGGCACCCGCGGCCCGCGCTTCAACCAGTCGAGCCTGGTCATCGAGGCGGCGGTGAACGGCCGCGGCGTGGCCCTGGCCAAGCGCACCCTGGCCCAGGCCGACCTGGAAGCCGGGCGGCTGATCGCGCCTTTGCAGATCGCCACCCAGGTCGACTTCGCCTATTACCTCGTCCATCCCAAGGCAAAGGGTCGGCTGCCGCAGGTGAAGGCCTTCATCAACTGGATCGAGGCCGAGGCCCTGGCGCACGAGGAGGCGCTACGGACCATCGACAACGGCGCCGGCATCTAG
- a CDS encoding glutathione S-transferase family protein, with protein MRIFGDSISGNCLKVKWTADHLRLPYEWIETDVLKAETRTAAFLALNPAGQVPAVVFDDGRPLAQSNAIILHLAEGSDLIPKDAYDRARMFEWLFWEQYSHEPYVAVARFQVRYLGKSPDELEPRIVERGKAALKRLDEALADADFLVAGRLTLADISLVAYTRMAGEGGFRLADYPKVQAWIGRVEKALGLPPV; from the coding sequence ATGAGAATTTTTGGGGACTCCATCTCGGGAAACTGCCTGAAGGTGAAGTGGACGGCCGATCATTTGAGGCTTCCGTACGAGTGGATCGAGACGGATGTGCTCAAGGCCGAGACCCGCACTGCGGCTTTTCTGGCGCTGAACCCGGCCGGGCAGGTTCCGGCCGTCGTTTTCGACGACGGACGTCCATTGGCCCAGTCCAACGCCATCATCCTGCACCTCGCGGAAGGCTCCGATCTCATCCCGAAAGACGCCTATGACCGGGCCCGCATGTTCGAGTGGCTGTTCTGGGAGCAGTACAGCCACGAGCCCTATGTGGCGGTGGCCCGTTTTCAGGTGCGCTATCTCGGCAAGTCCCCCGATGAGCTGGAGCCGCGCATCGTCGAGCGGGGAAAGGCGGCCCTCAAGCGGCTGGACGAGGCGCTCGCGGACGCCGACTTCCTGGTCGCCGGACGCCTGACGCTCGCCGACATCTCCCTCGTCGCCTACACCCGGATGGCCGGGGAGGGCGGCTTCCGGCTCGCCGACTATCCGAAGGTGCAGGCCTGGATCGGCCGCGTCGAAAAGGCCCTCGGCCTGCCGCCCGTGTAA
- a CDS encoding DUF934 domain-containing protein → MPTLIKSQGGRMVLANDPFTHVDDDQEIPQGDVILSLTRFQAEGDRLLSEGRSVGVRLTTEEEVEALAYDLPRIALVALQFPKFRDGRHYTNARILRERLAFGREVRASGDVLLEQAGFMLRCGIDAYEPADGSTADAWERATQRFRHVYQRAADDRVPAFVEREK, encoded by the coding sequence ATGCCGACGCTCATTAAGTCCCAGGGCGGCCGCATGGTGCTGGCCAACGACCCCTTCACCCACGTGGACGACGACCAGGAGATCCCGCAGGGCGACGTCATCCTGTCGCTGACCCGCTTCCAGGCGGAAGGCGACCGGCTGCTCTCCGAAGGCCGTTCGGTCGGCGTGCGCCTGACCACGGAAGAAGAGGTCGAGGCCCTGGCCTACGACCTGCCGCGCATCGCCCTGGTGGCGCTGCAGTTCCCCAAGTTCCGGGACGGGCGGCACTACACCAACGCGCGGATCCTGCGCGAACGGCTCGCCTTCGGCCGCGAAGTGCGGGCGAGCGGGGACGTGCTGCTCGAGCAGGCGGGCTTCATGCTCCGCTGCGGCATCGACGCCTATGAGCCGGCGGACGGCTCCACCGCGGACGCCTGGGAAAGGGCCACCCAGCGCTTCCGCCATGTCTACCAGCGAGCGGCGGACGATCGCGTCCCCGCCTTCGTGGAGAGGGAAAAGTGA
- a CDS encoding AAA family ATPase, which produces MIHKPNFFVFTGGPGAGKTTLLRHLEASGELVVEESARAVIREDPGARGGEAFFRRIAARDIAAFDGRRDEDRRVFFDRGLMDCHGADGIAPWPELEAALASRRYAEIVFVFPPWREIYRTDAERIQDFAHGERVFGFVMRQLPKLGYAPVVVPVGPVEARAAFVLEAVAGLA; this is translated from the coding sequence ATGATCCACAAGCCGAACTTCTTCGTCTTCACCGGCGGCCCGGGCGCGGGCAAGACGACGCTGCTGCGCCACCTGGAGGCCTCGGGAGAGCTGGTGGTCGAGGAGAGCGCCCGGGCGGTGATCCGTGAAGACCCAGGCGCGCGCGGCGGCGAGGCCTTCTTCCGCCGGATCGCCGCGCGGGACATCGCCGCCTTCGACGGCCGGCGCGACGAGGACCGGCGGGTCTTCTTCGACCGGGGGCTGATGGACTGCCACGGCGCCGACGGGATCGCGCCCTGGCCCGAGCTGGAGGCGGCGCTGGCGTCGCGGCGCTACGCCGAGATCGTCTTCGTCTTCCCGCCCTGGCGCGAGATCTACCGGACCGACGCCGAGCGCATCCAGGACTTCGCCCACGGCGAGCGCGTGTTCGGGTTCGTCATGCGCCAGCTGCCGAAGCTGGGCTATGCGCCGGTGGTCGTGCCGGTGGGCCCGGTGGAAGCGCGGGCGGCCTTCGTGCTGGAGGCCGTCGCGGGCCTCGCCTGA